A single window of Halobacillus naozhouensis DNA harbors:
- a CDS encoding amino acid permease, which translates to MTKTKSSDTTKKLQWWQLSLIGVGCIIGTGFFLGSSLAIRYAGPAVIFAFILAAIGTYIVFQALAKLTAEHPEKGSFRSYAKKAFGRWAGFSNGWVYWSSELLIMGSQLTALAIFSQYWFPNLPLWLLSTIFGVLGIGVICTGVAGFERVENIFAVIKTAAIFMFIIIGILALTGLLTENRPEQTTIQFAYNQLFPEGITGVWTALLFAFYAFGGIEVMGIMANELKDPKDASKSGRIMLLLLGIIYVVSLGLALCLISWEQFNPDESPFITALSPFNLSFAPHVFNGALIIAGFSTMVASLYAITSILATLSEDGDAPAYFAAKSKRDVPIHALFLTIAGLGASILVALLLPEKVFEYMTTAAGLMLLYNWLFILFSYKKLMKLTTVEHVIRGAGILLIVAAVSGTFFDSTSRIGFFISLIFLGIISTITFMMRKKWRNQQ; encoded by the coding sequence ATGACTAAGACTAAGAGTTCGGATACGACTAAGAAACTTCAATGGTGGCAGCTCTCCCTCATTGGGGTAGGCTGCATCATTGGCACTGGCTTTTTCCTCGGTTCTTCACTTGCAATTAGATATGCCGGCCCAGCTGTCATTTTTGCATTCATTTTAGCTGCCATTGGCACATACATTGTGTTTCAGGCACTGGCAAAACTTACAGCGGAACACCCGGAGAAAGGCTCATTCCGCTCATATGCAAAAAAAGCTTTTGGGAGATGGGCTGGTTTTAGTAATGGCTGGGTGTACTGGTCGTCAGAATTACTTATTATGGGCAGTCAATTAACAGCCCTCGCTATCTTCTCCCAATACTGGTTTCCAAACCTCCCTCTCTGGCTGTTGTCGACCATATTTGGAGTATTAGGGATCGGGGTAATATGTACAGGTGTAGCTGGATTTGAACGAGTTGAAAATATTTTTGCTGTCATTAAAACAGCTGCTATTTTCATGTTCATCATCATCGGTATCCTTGCCCTGACTGGACTTCTAACTGAAAATCGTCCTGAACAAACAACTATCCAATTTGCCTACAACCAGCTATTTCCGGAGGGTATTACCGGTGTTTGGACAGCTTTACTCTTTGCCTTTTATGCATTTGGCGGGATTGAAGTCATGGGGATTATGGCAAACGAATTAAAAGATCCTAAAGATGCTTCAAAATCGGGCAGAATTATGCTGCTTCTCCTCGGAATCATTTACGTTGTTTCGTTGGGACTAGCTTTATGTCTTATCTCATGGGAACAATTCAACCCGGATGAGAGTCCTTTTATTACGGCTTTATCCCCCTTTAACTTATCGTTTGCCCCACATGTTTTCAATGGAGCCCTAATCATAGCAGGCTTTTCTACGATGGTGGCCTCTTTGTATGCGATCACATCGATTCTTGCCACCTTGTCTGAAGATGGAGATGCCCCGGCTTATTTTGCTGCCAAAAGTAAACGGGATGTGCCTATCCATGCCCTGTTTCTTACGATTGCAGGGCTGGGTGCCTCAATTCTTGTAGCCTTACTTTTACCTGAGAAGGTTTTCGAATACATGACAACAGCTGCTGGATTAATGCTGCTATACAATTGGTTGTTCATCCTGTTTTCCTATAAAAAATTGATGAAACTGACCACTGTGGAGCATGTAATACGTGGTGCAGGCATCCTCTTAATCGTAGCTGCTGTTAGCGGAACGTTCTTCGATTCCACAAGCCGTATCGGCTTTTTCATTAGTCTGATATTTTTAGGAATCATCAGTACAATCACCTTCATGATGAGAAAAAAATGGCGTAATCAGCAATAG
- a CDS encoding carbohydrate ABC transporter permease — protein MKNKEKKSRRFFTVVALIVTLFHLIPFYILITTSLKASNDFSSKWVLPSSIHIENFMKAWEQASLGNAFINTTIITAGAALLLIVFGSLAAYPLARMNTRLNKFVYFLFIAIMIVPPLTALVPLYKMVVDMGMMNTHEIAILNNMAAFLPLTIFLYAGFIRSTIPKELEEAAKIDGASTLKIFFKVVFPLLKPITATVLIISCVFIWNDYQFAIFFLQDESVQTLTVALASFFGQNQSNLNLVAAAAIMSMLPMTILFLFLQKYFVAGLSSGSVKG, from the coding sequence ATGAAGAATAAGGAGAAAAAATCCAGAAGATTTTTCACAGTCGTGGCCCTTATCGTAACGTTGTTTCATCTCATCCCCTTTTATATATTAATTACAACATCGCTGAAAGCTAGCAATGATTTCAGTTCTAAATGGGTACTGCCAAGCTCGATTCATATTGAAAATTTTATGAAAGCATGGGAACAAGCAAGCCTGGGCAATGCGTTTATTAACACAACCATTATTACAGCAGGTGCAGCCCTGTTATTGATTGTGTTCGGATCACTAGCAGCCTACCCGTTAGCAAGAATGAATACACGATTGAACAAATTCGTCTACTTTTTGTTTATTGCCATCATGATCGTTCCCCCACTAACAGCACTCGTTCCTTTGTACAAAATGGTCGTCGATATGGGAATGATGAATACACATGAGATAGCAATTCTAAACAATATGGCAGCATTCTTGCCGTTAACGATTTTCCTTTATGCCGGGTTTATTCGCTCTACTATTCCTAAAGAGCTTGAGGAAGCGGCGAAAATCGACGGTGCAAGTACATTAAAGATATTCTTTAAAGTAGTTTTTCCGTTGTTAAAACCGATTACTGCGACCGTATTAATCATTTCCTGTGTATTTATCTGGAATGACTATCAATTTGCGATATTCTTCCTGCAAGATGAAAGTGTTCAAACATTAACAGTTGCTTTAGCAAGCTTTTTTGGACAGAATCAAAGCAATCTTAACTTAGTCGCAGCGGCCGCCATTATGTCAATGCTGCCGATGACGATTCTGTTTCTCTTTTTACAAAAATACTTTGTGGCAGGTCTATCTTCAGGATCTGTTAAAGGATAA
- a CDS encoding LacI family DNA-binding transcriptional regulator — protein MTTIKEIALRANFSNTTVSRVLNNDTTLSVASETRQKILDVAKDMGYKTLQERKKEKQPPSDMKTTKIGILLCHSVEEELNDSYFLSIRQGIENECQKRGLVTTELFRLNNLTSGQISSDIKNLIVVGRINSDILDQISDQLQNIVYINHTVDEDKYDSVIIDFEKATIRALNHLLDHDYKKVGFIGGKEREHLNGGKVEFEDIRKSTFKNFMEDKGLFIPASFHVGEFTMADGYELMKYSIQQDDLSDAYFIASDAMAIGAMRALQESNFKVPEDVAIVSFNDIELAQFASTPLTTVKVQTEEMGRLGVKLMVDRLNGREIPIKVTVPTRLVVRDSCGTRNQSNAVKLKKEVGS, from the coding sequence ATGACAACAATTAAAGAAATAGCTTTACGTGCTAACTTTTCAAATACGACTGTTTCGAGAGTGTTAAACAATGATACAACACTATCGGTTGCTTCTGAAACACGTCAAAAAATATTGGATGTTGCCAAAGACATGGGATATAAAACGTTACAGGAACGTAAAAAGGAGAAGCAACCTCCGAGTGACATGAAAACAACAAAAATCGGCATTCTGCTCTGCCATTCAGTTGAGGAAGAGCTAAATGATTCTTACTTTCTATCGATCAGGCAAGGCATTGAGAATGAATGTCAGAAGAGGGGGTTGGTGACTACAGAACTGTTTCGACTAAACAATTTAACTTCTGGCCAGATCAGTAGTGACATTAAGAACCTAATAGTAGTGGGGAGGATCAATTCAGATATTCTAGATCAAATCAGTGATCAATTACAAAACATTGTCTACATCAACCATACAGTGGATGAGGATAAGTATGATTCCGTTATCATTGATTTTGAAAAAGCGACCATACGGGCATTGAACCATTTATTAGATCATGACTATAAAAAGGTTGGATTTATTGGCGGGAAGGAAAGAGAACATCTAAACGGCGGCAAGGTGGAGTTTGAAGATATAAGAAAGTCTACTTTCAAAAATTTTATGGAGGATAAGGGGTTATTCATTCCAGCATCATTTCATGTTGGTGAATTTACGATGGCTGATGGATATGAATTAATGAAATATTCTATTCAGCAAGACGACTTATCCGATGCTTATTTTATAGCTAGTGATGCCATGGCAATTGGGGCAATGAGAGCTTTGCAAGAAAGTAACTTTAAAGTTCCTGAAGATGTAGCTATCGTGAGCTTCAATGATATCGAATTGGCTCAATTTGCTAGTACTCCCTTAACTACAGTAAAAGTTCAGACTGAAGAGATGGGAAGGTTGGGAGTGAAATTAATGGTGGATCGTCTCAATGGCAGGGAGATTCCGATAAAAGTTACGGTGCCAACAAGGTTAGTTGTCAGGGATAGCTGCGGAACCAGAAATCAATCGAATGCCGTCAAATTAAAGAAAGAGGTAGGGTCATAA
- a CDS encoding carbohydrate ABC transporter permease — translation MYLPALVVVSVFIIYPFLNGIRISFTDWNGFSQTKNWVGLEQYKRMFLDPNTWLVVKNTLLYGIGSTIFQNVIGLLYALLLNKSIRLKSLTRTIIYLPVIISPLVMGYIWYFFFAYQGGALNDVLMLFGFEKINALGNPDVNTWIIVFVNTYQFVGIAMIIYLAGLQSISKDYYEAAVNDGASAFQKFKNITLPLLMPAITINVILNIIGGLKLFDVILALTGGGPGNASQSMSTFMYSLYFSRQDAGYAATQGVLMAFITLVFSLLALVYFKRKEVDA, via the coding sequence ATGTATCTTCCGGCCTTAGTCGTAGTCAGTGTGTTTATCATCTACCCTTTTTTAAATGGAATCCGTATTTCTTTCACAGATTGGAATGGATTTTCTCAAACTAAAAATTGGGTAGGTCTTGAGCAATATAAGCGTATGTTCCTGGATCCTAATACATGGCTGGTGGTAAAAAACACTTTACTTTATGGAATCGGAAGTACAATTTTTCAAAATGTGATCGGGCTTTTATATGCCCTGTTGCTTAATAAAAGCATTCGATTAAAGTCATTAACCCGAACAATTATTTACCTTCCTGTCATTATCAGTCCACTTGTGATGGGATATATTTGGTATTTCTTTTTTGCTTATCAGGGAGGAGCATTGAACGATGTGTTGATGTTATTTGGTTTCGAGAAAATCAATGCATTAGGCAACCCTGACGTAAATACGTGGATTATTGTTTTTGTGAATACCTATCAATTTGTAGGTATAGCGATGATTATCTATCTGGCAGGTTTGCAAAGCATATCGAAAGATTATTACGAAGCTGCTGTGAACGATGGTGCTTCGGCGTTCCAGAAGTTTAAAAATATTACGCTGCCTTTATTAATGCCCGCCATCACCATTAATGTGATACTCAATATCATTGGAGGGTTGAAACTATTTGATGTTATTCTTGCTCTTACTGGTGGGGGGCCAGGCAATGCTTCGCAGTCGATGTCAACATTTATGTATTCCTTATATTTCAGCAGACAAGATGCGGGCTACGCAGCCACACAAGGTGTGTTAATGGCGTTTATTACTTTAGTCTTCAGCCTGCTTGCTCTAGTTTACTTTAAACGCAAGGAGGTTGATGCTTGA
- a CDS encoding alpha-glucosidase/alpha-galactosidase — translation MSKITFLGAGSTIFAKNVLGDCMLTPSIQGFEFALYDIDLQRLKDSENMLNNLKKSLGSDVTVKSYTDRKEALRDAKYVVNAIQVGGYKPSTVIDFEIPKKYGLRQTIGDTVGVGGIFRSLRTIPVMLDFAKDMKEVCPDAWFLNYTNPMASLTGAMLRYTGIKTVGLCHSVQAAIPDLFKSLNMDTEGVQWKIAGINHLAWLLEVSKDGRDLYPEIKKRAVAKQQEKHEDMIRFELMNRFGYYVTESSEHNAEYHPYFIKNNYPDLIKKFNIPLDEYPRRCEEQIEKWEKMREDVVNNQNLTHERTHEYASYIIEAMETDKPFRIHGNVLNTGGLISNLPANSVVEVPCLVDRNGVNPCYVGDLPEQLAALNRTNINTQLLTIEAAMTGNREHIYHAAMLDPHTASELSIDDIVSLCDDLIEAHGEMLPNFQQEKTLV, via the coding sequence ATGTCGAAAATTACATTTCTAGGTGCAGGGAGTACAATTTTTGCAAAAAATGTTCTAGGAGATTGCATGTTAACACCAAGTATTCAAGGGTTTGAATTTGCTCTCTATGATATTGACCTACAACGATTAAAAGATTCCGAGAATATGTTGAATAACTTGAAGAAGAGTCTTGGCAGCGATGTTACTGTGAAATCCTATACGGATCGTAAAGAGGCGTTAAGAGACGCGAAATATGTCGTGAATGCCATTCAAGTCGGAGGGTATAAGCCTAGTACTGTGATCGACTTTGAGATTCCGAAAAAATACGGCCTTCGTCAAACAATCGGTGACACAGTTGGGGTAGGCGGAATTTTCCGATCACTTCGTACCATCCCTGTTATGCTGGATTTCGCAAAAGACATGAAGGAAGTTTGCCCGGATGCGTGGTTCTTAAATTACACAAACCCAATGGCTTCGTTAACAGGTGCGATGCTGCGGTATACAGGTATTAAAACAGTAGGGTTGTGCCACAGTGTCCAAGCTGCCATTCCAGATCTGTTTAAGTCTCTTAACATGGATACGGAAGGAGTTCAATGGAAGATCGCCGGAATTAATCACCTTGCCTGGCTGCTTGAGGTGTCTAAGGATGGGAGAGATTTGTATCCGGAAATTAAAAAACGTGCAGTGGCTAAACAACAAGAAAAACACGAAGATATGATTCGTTTTGAATTAATGAATCGATTTGGATATTATGTAACGGAATCATCAGAGCATAATGCGGAATATCATCCGTATTTTATAAAAAACAATTACCCTGACCTAATTAAGAAGTTCAATATTCCTCTTGATGAATATCCACGCCGTTGTGAAGAACAAATTGAGAAATGGGAGAAAATGAGGGAAGATGTTGTTAACAATCAAAATCTCACCCATGAACGCACTCACGAGTATGCTTCTTATATTATTGAGGCTATGGAAACAGATAAACCGTTTAGAATTCACGGCAATGTACTTAACACAGGAGGGTTAATCAGTAATTTACCTGCAAATTCCGTTGTCGAAGTGCCGTGTCTTGTTGATCGAAACGGAGTGAATCCATGTTATGTGGGAGATCTTCCCGAACAGTTGGCCGCCTTAAATCGAACCAATATTAACACCCAGCTGTTAACGATAGAAGCTGCAATGACTGGAAATCGGGAACATATTTATCATGCTGCAATGCTCGACCCACACACAGCTTCGGAGTTATCTATCGATGATATCGTCTCCCTCTGTGATGACCTTATTGAGGCCCACGGCGAAATGCTGCCGAATTTTCAACAGGAAAAAACTTTGGTATAA
- a CDS encoding IscS subfamily cysteine desulfurase, translating to MKYFDYAATCPMNEEALQTYIKASQEYFGNTRSVHDAGSKADGLAEHCRKRLAELLNVRAEGITFTSGGTESNLLALYALAHAERGKHIVISAGEHSSIHNITAKLVEEEGYEVSKVGLTKEGAIDVQELEQVVRKDTVFVSIQHVNSDIGTIQPLESISEICKENRVFLHSDCVQSFGKIDLSQVASLVDSFSISSHKIYGPKGVGALYIRPSISFTPFLPDVSHESGVRQGTLNTPGIAAFTTSAEISVTNMENNQQQITTLKKEFLNALDDMGDSVKVVGSGLESSVPVVGLCIQETDGQHVMLEGNRRGYFFSTGSACQVGNNGAPKTLLSMGVTEEEAKTFIRISFGVDQSVDDAIGLANCLKEVIASGRKLYENDAVCGDNDLA from the coding sequence ATGAAGTATTTTGACTATGCAGCCACTTGCCCAATGAACGAGGAAGCTTTACAAACCTACATAAAAGCTTCTCAAGAATACTTCGGCAATACCCGCAGTGTTCATGATGCAGGATCAAAAGCTGATGGATTAGCAGAACATTGTCGAAAAAGGTTAGCGGAATTATTGAATGTTCGTGCGGAGGGAATTACCTTTACGAGCGGTGGTACAGAAAGTAACCTGTTAGCTTTATACGCTCTCGCCCATGCCGAGAGGGGCAAGCATATAGTAATCTCTGCAGGTGAACACTCCTCGATTCATAACATAACGGCAAAGCTGGTTGAGGAAGAAGGATACGAAGTCAGTAAAGTGGGATTGACTAAGGAAGGAGCAATAGATGTACAAGAACTAGAGCAGGTGGTCCGAAAAGACACCGTATTCGTCTCAATCCAGCACGTTAATTCGGATATCGGAACGATCCAGCCGCTTGAATCTATTTCTGAGATTTGCAAGGAAAATCGAGTGTTCTTGCATAGTGATTGTGTGCAATCTTTTGGAAAAATAGATCTTAGTCAAGTCGCTTCATTAGTCGATAGTTTTTCGATTTCCAGCCATAAAATCTACGGCCCAAAAGGTGTGGGTGCTTTGTACATACGTCCTTCCATTTCGTTCACTCCTTTTTTGCCGGACGTGTCTCACGAGAGCGGCGTCCGACAGGGTACCCTGAACACTCCAGGTATTGCAGCTTTCACAACATCCGCAGAAATAAGTGTCACGAATATGGAGAACAATCAGCAGCAAATCACGACATTAAAGAAGGAGTTTTTAAATGCCTTAGATGATATGGGGGATTCTGTAAAAGTGGTAGGTTCAGGGTTGGAGTCCTCTGTCCCAGTAGTCGGTCTTTGCATCCAGGAAACCGACGGTCAACACGTGATGCTCGAGGGAAATAGGCGTGGTTACTTTTTTTCAACAGGAAGCGCATGTCAAGTAGGAAACAACGGCGCTCCGAAAACATTGCTGTCGATGGGGGTTACTGAAGAGGAAGCGAAAACTTTCATACGGATATCGTTTGGCGTTGATCAATCAGTGGATGATGCGATCGGACTGGCGAATTGTCTTAAGGAAGTGATCGCGAGCGGAAGAAAGTTGTATGAGAATGATGCGGTTTGTGGAGATAACGACCTAGCGTAA
- the nadB gene encoding L-aspartate oxidase, producing MDDLRKADVIIVGSGIAALQLAVHISRHSHVIILTKSKMQQSNSFLAQGGIAAALGENDHPASHYQDTIEAGRNVNSHRAVWQLTEEAPGIIQELMYWKCQFDYDEEGNLQLGREGAHRHARIIHGGGDQTGRKIVESLVKNLRSNIQIFEEESVYELLIQKDGSCYGVRSKSKGGDVYNILAPHVVLATGGCGQLYSFTSNAQEVTGDGIALAYWAGATVKDMEYVQFHPTLLFNDGKAQGLISEAVRGAGARLVDEGGSYLMDGVHPSRDLAPRHIVAQTIFNSIEKGRPVYLDVSSIANFDRKFPSAARLCTQFGVKEKIPVAPGCHFLMGGVETDHVGRTNVPGLYAIGEVACTGVHGANRLASNSLLEGLVYGRRLAQHLSVQDRLPFFPGIPTPADPSSPPPLKLPVKEEIQRTMMNRVGIVRNEDSLKDQLSWIDSFEIDKWVAADFSHLTKTQWEVVSMLQTSWLITTAALERTESRGGHYRSDFPIENKAWEKHHLTKTLEKRIANESVQA from the coding sequence ATGGATGATTTGCGGAAAGCGGATGTCATCATTGTAGGAAGCGGGATCGCCGCCTTGCAGCTTGCCGTACATATTTCCAGGCACTCGCATGTGATTATTCTCACAAAGTCAAAAATGCAGCAAAGTAATTCTTTCTTGGCTCAAGGAGGGATTGCGGCTGCACTAGGAGAGAACGATCATCCTGCTTCGCATTATCAAGATACAATTGAAGCGGGAAGAAATGTGAATAGTCACCGGGCTGTCTGGCAACTTACTGAAGAAGCACCAGGTATCATTCAAGAGTTAATGTACTGGAAATGTCAGTTTGACTATGACGAGGAAGGAAACCTTCAACTGGGAAGAGAAGGAGCACATCGCCATGCTCGAATTATTCATGGTGGCGGTGATCAGACAGGGCGTAAGATTGTTGAGAGTCTGGTAAAAAATTTGCGGTCTAATATTCAAATATTTGAAGAGGAATCGGTATATGAGCTGCTCATTCAGAAGGATGGTTCTTGTTACGGAGTGAGAAGTAAATCGAAGGGCGGAGACGTGTACAACATCCTGGCTCCCCATGTGGTTTTGGCAACAGGAGGCTGTGGTCAGCTTTATTCATTTACGTCAAATGCCCAAGAGGTGACAGGAGACGGGATTGCGTTAGCCTACTGGGCGGGAGCTACAGTGAAGGATATGGAATACGTGCAATTCCATCCTACACTGCTGTTCAATGATGGAAAAGCACAGGGGTTGATTTCGGAAGCTGTTCGCGGAGCAGGGGCGCGGCTGGTGGATGAAGGGGGCAGCTATTTGATGGACGGTGTTCACCCTTCTCGTGATTTGGCGCCCAGACATATCGTCGCCCAAACCATTTTTAATTCGATAGAGAAGGGCCGTCCGGTTTATTTAGATGTTTCATCTATTGCTAATTTTGACCGAAAGTTTCCATCGGCAGCAAGATTGTGTACCCAATTTGGGGTGAAAGAGAAAATACCTGTTGCTCCAGGATGTCACTTTCTGATGGGTGGTGTGGAAACGGACCATGTAGGCAGAACGAATGTTCCTGGTCTCTATGCGATCGGGGAGGTGGCTTGCACGGGAGTACATGGAGCTAATCGCCTGGCCAGTAATTCTTTGCTGGAAGGGTTAGTGTATGGGCGACGGTTAGCTCAGCATTTGTCGGTACAGGACCGGCTTCCTTTTTTTCCAGGAATACCAACGCCAGCTGATCCTTCAAGCCCACCTCCCCTGAAGCTGCCTGTGAAGGAAGAGATTCAGAGAACAATGATGAACCGGGTGGGGATTGTTCGTAACGAAGACTCTCTTAAGGATCAACTCAGTTGGATTGATTCGTTTGAGATTGATAAGTGGGTGGCAGCCGATTTCAGTCATCTTACTAAAACTCAATGGGAGGTCGTTTCCATGCTGCAAACTTCCTGGCTGATTACTACAGCTGCTTTAGAACGCACGGAGAGTCGAGGAGGTCATTACAGAAGCGATTTTCCAATTGAAAATAAGGCATGGGAGAAACATCATCTAACAAAGACATTAGAAAAGAGGATCGCAAATGAATCAGTTCAAGCTTAA
- a CDS encoding ABC transporter substrate-binding protein, which yields MRKLVLLLVMIVGITLAGCSSNEASGDGSGTTLTFYSTATSEEDKKVISEAVAAFEEKYPDIDIEDNYPGDGYEDMLRVKMAANDLPDLFDTHGWAKQRYGEYVADLSAMEWVKNLDPALDPILKDEEGKVYAYPLNQAKDGISYNATLLNEYGIKPPTTFKSFMKALEEIKERSKGEVTPFWFNGSDKSALGQYFDQFATPLLVTDEKHNYEKELINGTFDWSHYTFLPEKLLEMKEKGLLNKDVLTAQIQQKAQLMAQGKIGFTLASSSLGPAVEDLNPEVQVGVIPMPTIHQGDEPSWIGGERHTVAIWKDTEHIEEAKKFIEFLAQPEIAKKIAEGTSLPAGLKNIEAENYYSEYYKKYEDVKVQPYFDRVYLPSGMWNVMGSTGQQLLSGKMTPEEVSKKMAEEYKRLLDQ from the coding sequence ATGAGAAAATTGGTCCTGTTACTTGTAATGATTGTTGGTATCACTTTGGCTGGTTGTTCCAGTAATGAAGCATCAGGGGATGGCAGTGGAACTACTTTGACATTTTATTCAACAGCTACCTCTGAAGAAGATAAGAAAGTGATTTCAGAAGCTGTTGCTGCATTTGAGGAGAAATATCCTGATATTGATATAGAAGATAACTATCCGGGAGACGGGTACGAAGACATGTTACGTGTGAAAATGGCAGCAAATGATCTGCCAGACTTATTTGATACCCATGGCTGGGCTAAACAGCGTTATGGAGAATATGTAGCAGACTTGAGTGCGATGGAATGGGTGAAAAATCTTGATCCAGCGCTTGATCCAATTCTAAAGGATGAGGAAGGCAAAGTATACGCTTATCCTTTAAATCAGGCAAAAGATGGCATATCTTATAACGCAACATTACTTAACGAATATGGAATAAAACCTCCGACAACATTTAAGAGTTTTATGAAAGCTTTAGAGGAAATCAAGGAGAGAAGTAAAGGTGAAGTCACTCCATTTTGGTTCAATGGTTCCGATAAATCCGCTTTAGGTCAGTACTTCGATCAGTTTGCGACACCTCTGTTAGTAACAGATGAGAAACATAATTATGAAAAAGAACTGATAAATGGAACATTTGATTGGTCTCACTATACATTTCTGCCAGAAAAGCTGTTAGAAATGAAGGAAAAGGGATTACTTAATAAAGATGTTTTAACAGCGCAAATTCAGCAGAAAGCTCAATTAATGGCTCAGGGTAAAATTGGATTTACTTTGGCAAGCAGCTCACTCGGACCAGCAGTAGAGGACCTGAATCCAGAAGTGCAAGTTGGAGTTATCCCAATGCCAACGATTCATCAAGGGGATGAACCGAGCTGGATTGGTGGAGAACGACACACTGTTGCCATTTGGAAAGATACAGAGCACATAGAAGAAGCGAAGAAATTTATTGAATTCTTGGCTCAACCTGAAATCGCTAAGAAAATTGCAGAAGGGACGTCACTTCCAGCTGGTTTGAAGAATATTGAAGCTGAAAATTATTATTCTGAGTATTATAAAAAATATGAAGATGTAAAAGTGCAGCCCTATTTTGACAGAGTCTATTTACCTAGTGGAATGTGGAATGTGATGGGGTCAACCGGACAGCAATTGCTTTCAGGGAAGATGACGCCGGAAGAAGTCTCTAAAAAAATGGCCGAAGAATATAAGAGACTATTAGACCAGTAG
- a CDS encoding MBL fold metallo-hydrolase codes for MVDKLIPVTSIASGIEQTVANDIHCLPIQVVNVCFLGNPERPGDWVLVDAGMPKSADKIIDTAGELFGSRYNPKAIILTHGHFDHVGAAKELAEYWDVTVYAHQREMPYLTGKKDYPEPDTTVEGGLVSKMSRMFPNEGIDLSDRVEPLPEDGTIPHLPEWRWIHTPGHTEGHVSLFRENDRTLIAGDAFVTVKQEYLFKVLTQEQEISGPPRYLTTNWEAAWESVKKLESLKPNIAITGHGFPMAGEELTENLGKLTRDFDRIAIPEHGRFVGSDKKKP; via the coding sequence ATGGTGGATAAATTGATTCCAGTAACATCGATAGCAAGCGGGATTGAACAGACCGTAGCAAATGATATTCATTGCCTGCCCATACAGGTCGTAAACGTATGTTTTCTCGGTAACCCCGAACGCCCAGGTGATTGGGTTCTAGTTGATGCAGGAATGCCGAAATCAGCGGATAAGATTATTGATACAGCAGGGGAGCTCTTTGGGTCACGATACAATCCTAAAGCCATTATTCTTACTCATGGCCATTTCGATCATGTAGGTGCTGCTAAGGAACTTGCGGAATATTGGGATGTAACGGTTTATGCCCATCAACGAGAAATGCCTTACTTGACTGGTAAAAAGGACTACCCAGAACCGGACACAACCGTAGAAGGCGGGCTCGTTTCAAAGATGTCACGTATGTTCCCTAATGAGGGTATTGACTTGAGTGACCGCGTCGAACCATTACCTGAAGACGGGACGATACCTCACTTGCCGGAATGGCGATGGATCCATACTCCCGGTCATACGGAAGGTCATGTTTCACTATTTAGAGAAAACGATCGAACGTTAATTGCGGGCGATGCATTTGTAACAGTGAAACAAGAGTATTTATTCAAAGTGTTGACTCAGGAACAAGAAATTAGTGGCCCTCCTCGATACTTAACGACAAATTGGGAGGCTGCCTGGGAATCGGTAAAAAAACTTGAGTCATTGAAACCAAACATAGCGATAACTGGACATGGGTTCCCAATGGCGGGAGAAGAATTGACAGAGAATCTAGGAAAACTTACAAGAGATTTTGATCGCATAGCTATCCCAGAACACGGGAGATTTGTTGGCAGCGATAAAAAAAAGCCCTAA